A window of the Comamonas sp. Y33R10-2 genome harbors these coding sequences:
- the selB gene encoding selenocysteine-specific translation elongation factor, protein MIIGTAGHIDHGKTTLVRALTGVETDRLKEEKARGISIELGYAYSPLPNGDVLGIIDVPGHEKFVHTMAAGAVGIDHALLVVAADDGVMPQTIEHLEILQLLGVKRGTVALTKADRVLPERLADVRREINAILSVTALADSPIFETNAAQADNAGVQALREHLHVQAQMMTARPQGGLFRLAVDRAFTLPGQGTVVTGTVFNGQVKVGDTLVHSASGQAVRVRSIHAQNQSSDVGVAGQRCALNIAGLAKEDIERGDWIMDAHLLQATDRMDIHLHLLSEAPALAQWTAVHAHLGTKRTTGHIALLQDTAIEPGTETRVQLVLDAPVLTLPGDRLILRNAQASRTIAGGMVLDPYAPARKRRSPERMAYLDALEQLITRQDFSALIAQAPHGIARSQLMRLSGHALSDNGISHTIQLPTANGDALLIGEQRWQQLQAQVFESLSRFHEKSPDEPGVNAARLRRMALPGLQHASYDALYQGLIDSLLMQKQLSSTGAWLHLPQHSVQLSSAEQTLAEKLLPAITEARFDPPWVRDLASDHSAGEEVVRQLLKKLSRQGLVFQVVKDLFYAPERMDELAALSAEIAAQNPNSEIEARAFRDATGLGRKRAIQILEFFDRIGYTRRVRDAHLLRPDVQWKSSVL, encoded by the coding sequence ATGATTATCGGAACCGCAGGCCATATCGACCACGGCAAGACCACCCTAGTTCGCGCGCTTACCGGCGTAGAGACTGATCGCCTTAAGGAAGAGAAAGCCCGCGGCATTTCCATCGAACTGGGCTATGCCTACAGCCCGCTGCCCAACGGTGATGTTCTGGGCATCATCGACGTGCCCGGCCACGAAAAATTCGTGCATACCATGGCTGCAGGGGCCGTGGGCATTGACCATGCCCTACTCGTCGTCGCCGCCGATGACGGCGTGATGCCGCAAACCATAGAGCACCTAGAAATACTGCAACTACTGGGCGTCAAGCGCGGCACCGTCGCGCTGACCAAGGCCGACCGTGTACTGCCCGAGCGCCTGGCCGATGTGCGCCGCGAAATTAACGCCATCCTTTCGGTCACAGCGCTAGCAGACAGCCCCATCTTTGAGACCAACGCCGCACAAGCCGATAACGCAGGCGTACAAGCCCTGCGCGAGCATTTGCATGTGCAGGCCCAAATGATGACTGCCCGCCCACAAGGCGGCCTGTTCAGACTGGCTGTTGATCGCGCTTTTACCCTGCCCGGCCAAGGCACCGTGGTCACCGGCACCGTCTTCAACGGCCAAGTCAAAGTGGGCGACACCTTGGTGCACTCGGCCAGCGGCCAAGCCGTGCGAGTGCGCAGCATTCATGCCCAAAACCAAAGCAGTGATGTGGGAGTGGCCGGCCAACGCTGCGCACTGAACATCGCAGGTCTTGCCAAAGAAGATATCGAGCGCGGCGACTGGATCATGGATGCGCACCTGCTGCAAGCCACAGATCGCATGGACATCCATCTGCACCTGCTCAGCGAAGCCCCAGCGCTTGCGCAGTGGACGGCCGTACATGCACACCTTGGCACCAAACGCACCACCGGCCATATTGCCTTGCTGCAAGACACAGCGATTGAGCCAGGTACCGAGACCCGAGTGCAACTGGTACTGGATGCACCCGTGCTCACCCTCCCCGGCGACCGACTCATTTTGCGCAATGCCCAAGCCAGCCGCACCATTGCAGGCGGCATGGTGCTTGACCCCTACGCCCCCGCCCGCAAGCGCCGCAGCCCCGAGCGCATGGCATATCTTGACGCGCTAGAGCAGCTCATCACGCGCCAAGATTTTTCGGCACTGATTGCACAAGCACCGCATGGCATCGCCCGCTCGCAACTCATGCGCTTAAGCGGCCATGCGCTAAGCGACAACGGTATCAGCCACACCATTCAATTGCCCACCGCTAACGGCGATGCACTGCTCATCGGTGAGCAACGCTGGCAGCAGTTGCAAGCGCAGGTATTCGAAAGCCTGAGTCGCTTTCACGAAAAGTCGCCAGATGAGCCCGGCGTTAACGCCGCCCGTCTGCGCCGCATGGCTTTGCCCGGCCTGCAACATGCCAGTTACGACGCGCTCTATCAAGGGCTGATCGATTCCCTGCTGATGCAAAAACAACTCAGCAGCACTGGGGCATGGCTGCACCTGCCGCAGCACAGCGTCCAGCTTAGCAGTGCCGAGCAGACGCTGGCCGAAAAACTTCTGCCCGCCATCACCGAAGCCCGCTTCGATCCACCTTGGGTGCGCGATTTGGCCAGCGACCACAGCGCAGGCGAAGAAGTCGTACGCCAATTGCTCAAAAAGCTCTCGCGTCAAGGCTTGGTGTTTCAGGTGGTCAAAGACTTGTTTTATGCGCCAGAGCGTATGGATGAATTGGCAGCCTTGAGTGCTGAGATTGCCGCCCAAAATCCCAACAGCGAGATCGAAGCCCGCGCCTTTCGCGATGCCACGGGCCTAGGCCGCAAACGCGCCATTCAGATTCTTGAGTTCTTCGACCGCATAGGCTATACCCGCCGCGTGCGTGATGCCCACCTGCTGCGCCCCGATGTGCAATGGAAAAGCTCTGTGCTTTGA
- a CDS encoding formate dehydrogenase subunit gamma, with translation MSTRKSRDIVRYTAGERINHWVVAISFVLLALSGLAFFHPSFFFMTNLFGGGPWTRILHPYIGVVMAVGFVLMFFRFWQLNIIKQRDVEWLKNVGALVNGDHDKMPPVEKYNGGQKVLFWLLVACMLGLTVTGVLMWRSWWNLPVTVVRIGSLVHAISAFGLIGLIIAHIYAAIWTKGTIRAMTRGTVTRAWARYHHPLWFNKVTGKDK, from the coding sequence ATGAGCACCCGTAAATCTCGTGACATCGTCCGTTACACCGCCGGTGAGCGCATCAACCACTGGGTAGTAGCTATCAGCTTTGTGCTGCTGGCTCTGTCCGGTCTGGCGTTCTTCCACCCCTCGTTCTTCTTTATGACGAACTTGTTCGGTGGTGGTCCTTGGACCCGTATCTTGCACCCCTACATCGGCGTCGTAATGGCCGTCGGCTTTGTCTTGATGTTCTTCCGCTTCTGGCAGCTGAACATCATCAAACAACGCGATGTGGAATGGCTCAAGAACGTCGGCGCGCTGGTCAATGGTGACCATGACAAAATGCCACCCGTTGAGAAATACAACGGCGGCCAGAAGGTTCTCTTTTGGTTGTTGGTGGCGTGCATGCTTGGCCTGACGGTCACTGGTGTGCTGATGTGGCGCTCTTGGTGGAACCTCCCCGTGACCGTTGTTCGCATCGGCTCTTTGGTGCATGCCATCAGCGCGTTTGGCCTGATCGGTCTGATCATTGCGCATATTTATGCCGCGATCTGGACCAAGGGCACCATCCGCGCCATGACTCGCGGAACTGTGACTCGTGCTTGGGCACGTTACCACCACCCCTTGTGGTTCAACAAGGTCACCGGAAAAGACAAGTAA
- the fdnG gene encoding formate dehydrogenase-N subunit alpha, translating to MVQFSRRQFMKVTGSTLAGSSLALMGFSPTAALAEVRQYKLSATTVTRQTCTYCSVGCGILMYSLGDGVKNAHLSVLHVEGDPDHPVNRGTLCPKGASLLDFVHSPNRLKYPEYRAPGSTEWKRISWDDALSRVAKLLKDDRDANFIEKNEKGQTVNRWLTTGMLAASASSNEAGYVTHKVARSWGMLALDNQARVUHGPTVAGLAPTFGRGAMTNHWVDIKNADVILVMGGNAAEAHPCGFKWVTEAKEHNKAHFMVVDPRFNRSASVADFYAPIRSGSDIVFLGGIINYLLTNDKIHHEYVKNYTDFSYIVREDFAFDEGIFSGYNPETRTYDKSSWDYELGEDGFVKTDPSLQHPRSVYQWLKRHYAGYTPEKVESICGTPKEKFLHVAEKFASTAQAGRVATIMYALGWTQHTTGAQMLRTGAMIQLLCGNIGLAGGGMNALRGHSNIQGLTDLGILSASLPGYLTLPNEAEQEYSKFIDSRTPKLMRPGQMNYWSNTPKFHVSLMKAWYGPAATAENNWAYDYLPKLDKQYDMLQVADLMVQGKVNGYIAQGFNPLASLANSNNVRKGLSNLKFLVIMDPLVTETSEFWKNHGEFNDVDSASIQTEVFRLPTTCFAEEDGAVVSSSRVLQWHWKAAEPPGEAKTDIAIMSGLHLRLKKMYEADGGKFPDPIKNLWWPYAQPAHPSSEEIAKEYNGRALADVKDANGNVIRKAGEQLGGFGELRDDGSTVGGCWVWTGCWTSSGNQMARRDNSDPSGIGNTLNWAWAWPANRRVLYNRASADRQGKPFDPKRVLVKWDGAKWVGPDVPDVGVTLDPEVINPFIMNPEGVARFFARKGLNEGPFPTHYEAFDNPLGYNPMYPENKLAVINPAARILESTKGTAGDPKEYPHVGTTYRLTEHFHYWTKHVQLNNIVQPEQFVEIGESLAKELGIETGQKVKVSSARGFIKAAAVVTKRLKEMKIDGKTIHHVGVPIHWGFSTTGRKGYLANNLTASIGDGNSNTPESKTFLVKVEKA from the coding sequence ATGGTCCAATTCTCCAGACGCCAGTTCATGAAAGTGACTGGTTCGACTCTGGCGGGTTCGAGCTTGGCTCTGATGGGTTTCTCCCCCACAGCTGCTCTTGCTGAGGTGCGACAGTACAAACTGTCAGCCACCACCGTAACTCGCCAGACCTGCACCTACTGCTCAGTAGGCTGCGGAATTTTGATGTACTCCTTGGGTGATGGCGTTAAGAACGCCCATCTGTCAGTACTGCACGTGGAAGGCGACCCGGATCACCCGGTCAATCGCGGCACACTGTGCCCCAAGGGTGCTTCGCTGCTGGACTTCGTTCACAGCCCCAACCGCCTCAAGTATCCAGAGTACCGCGCTCCCGGCTCGACCGAATGGAAGCGCATCTCCTGGGATGATGCTCTGAGCCGTGTTGCCAAGCTCCTCAAGGACGACCGCGACGCCAACTTCATTGAAAAAAATGAAAAAGGCCAGACGGTTAACCGTTGGCTCACCACTGGCATGCTGGCCGCTTCGGCCTCCAGCAACGAAGCCGGTTACGTCACACACAAAGTAGCCCGTTCATGGGGCATGCTGGCGCTCGATAACCAAGCACGTGTCTGACACGGCCCGACGGTGGCAGGTCTTGCCCCGACGTTTGGCCGTGGAGCCATGACCAATCACTGGGTTGACATCAAAAATGCTGATGTGATCCTGGTAATGGGTGGTAACGCAGCAGAAGCTCATCCTTGTGGTTTTAAGTGGGTCACCGAAGCTAAAGAGCACAACAAGGCTCACTTCATGGTGGTGGATCCGCGTTTCAACCGCTCCGCATCGGTCGCCGATTTCTACGCCCCTATCCGTTCGGGCTCGGACATCGTGTTCCTGGGCGGCATCATTAATTACTTGTTGACCAACGACAAGATTCACCACGAATACGTTAAGAACTACACAGACTTCTCGTACATCGTGCGCGAAGACTTTGCGTTCGACGAAGGTATCTTCTCTGGCTACAACCCCGAGACTCGCACTTACGACAAATCGTCGTGGGATTACGAGCTGGGTGAAGACGGCTTTGTGAAGACTGACCCCTCGCTGCAGCACCCCCGCAGTGTGTACCAGTGGCTCAAGCGCCACTACGCAGGCTACACCCCTGAAAAGGTGGAAAGCATCTGCGGCACACCCAAGGAAAAGTTCCTGCATGTGGCCGAAAAGTTTGCTTCGACTGCTCAAGCAGGTCGTGTCGCAACCATCATGTACGCCCTGGGCTGGACACAGCACACCACCGGCGCACAGATGCTGCGTACGGGCGCCATGATCCAGTTGCTTTGCGGCAATATCGGTCTTGCTGGCGGCGGCATGAACGCGCTGCGTGGCCACTCCAACATCCAAGGTCTGACTGACCTGGGCATTCTGTCTGCTTCGCTTCCCGGGTACCTGACGCTTCCAAATGAAGCGGAGCAAGAGTACAGCAAGTTCATCGACTCACGCACACCTAAGCTGATGCGCCCCGGTCAGATGAACTACTGGTCGAACACGCCCAAGTTCCACGTCAGCCTGATGAAGGCTTGGTACGGCCCTGCAGCGACTGCTGAAAACAACTGGGCTTATGACTATTTGCCTAAGTTGGACAAGCAGTACGACATGCTGCAAGTTGCCGACCTGATGGTGCAAGGCAAGGTCAATGGCTACATTGCCCAAGGCTTTAACCCATTGGCATCGCTGGCCAACTCGAACAATGTTCGCAAGGGGCTGAGCAATCTGAAGTTCCTGGTGATCATGGATCCTCTGGTCACTGAAACCTCCGAGTTCTGGAAGAACCACGGCGAGTTCAATGATGTGGACTCCGCATCCATCCAGACCGAAGTGTTCCGCCTGCCCACCACCTGCTTCGCTGAAGAAGATGGCGCAGTCGTGAGCTCTTCACGCGTGCTGCAGTGGCACTGGAAGGCTGCAGAGCCACCAGGAGAGGCCAAGACCGACATCGCAATCATGTCGGGCCTGCACCTGCGTCTGAAGAAGATGTACGAGGCCGATGGCGGCAAGTTCCCTGACCCCATCAAGAACCTGTGGTGGCCTTACGCCCAGCCTGCACACCCATCCTCGGAAGAAATCGCCAAGGAATACAACGGTCGTGCGCTGGCAGACGTCAAGGACGCTAACGGCAACGTTATCCGCAAGGCTGGCGAGCAGTTGGGTGGTTTTGGTGAACTGCGCGATGACGGCTCCACCGTCGGCGGCTGCTGGGTTTGGACTGGTTGCTGGACTTCGTCGGGCAACCAAATGGCCCGCCGCGACAACAGCGACCCTTCTGGCATAGGCAACACGCTGAACTGGGCTTGGGCATGGCCGGCTAACCGCCGCGTGCTGTACAACCGTGCCTCTGCTGACCGTCAAGGTAAGCCGTTCGATCCAAAGCGCGTCCTTGTTAAGTGGGATGGCGCTAAGTGGGTTGGCCCGGATGTACCAGACGTTGGTGTGACTTTGGACCCCGAAGTCATCAACCCGTTCATCATGAACCCCGAAGGTGTGGCTCGCTTCTTCGCTCGCAAGGGCTTGAACGAAGGTCCATTCCCAACGCACTACGAAGCGTTTGATAACCCATTGGGCTACAACCCGATGTACCCAGAAAACAAGCTGGCCGTTATCAACCCCGCAGCGCGTATCTTGGAATCGACTAAGGGCACAGCAGGCGATCCTAAGGAATATCCACATGTGGGTACGACTTACCGCTTGACCGAGCACTTCCACTACTGGACCAAGCACGTTCAGCTGAACAACATTGTTCAGCCTGAGCAGTTTGTGGAAATTGGTGAATCGCTGGCCAAGGAGTTGGGTATCGAGACCGGCCAAAAGGTCAAAGTTTCTTCTGCACGTGGATTCATCAAGGCGGCTGCCGTGGTGACTAAGCGCCTCAAAGAGATGAAGATCGACGGCAAGACAATCCATCACGTGGGTGTACCTATCCACTGGGGCTTCTCGACGACAGGTCGTAAGGGCTATCTGGCCAACAACCTGACCGCATCGATTGGCGATGGCAACAGCAACACACCTGAGTCCAAGACCTTCCTGGTCAAGGTCGAAAAGGCATAA
- the selA gene encoding L-seryl-tRNA(Sec) selenium transferase, with protein MSSTAATFTEISHPSQLPAVDKVLLTAEMQSLREAYGLQACTKAARDVLTQLRQQLLGSADQPGQAVQASLASIVQSAQRQLQERFAPRLQPVINLTGTVLHTNLGRALLPQAAIDAVVQAMSAPANLEYDLQSGGRGDRDDLVESLICELTGAEAATVVNNNAAAVLLVLSTMAMGKEVIVSRGELVEIGGAFRIPDVMTRAGAKLIEVGTTNRTHEKDYAGAISEQTGALMKVHCSNYAITGFTKAVSDADVARIAHEHQLPMIVDLGSGTLIDMRDWGLPYEVTVRETVESGADIVTFSGDKLLGGPQAGIIVGKKELIAQIKKNPLKRALRVGKITLAALEPTLRLYLNPEKLAEELTTLRLFTRKAADMQAQAEQLQPLLQQALGQGFVVETAAMNSQIGSGALPIENLPSFGLKIYPVSGKQAGRQLTQLEARFRTLPRPVIGRLHDDAFWLDLRCLESAAQALFIEQLAQLG; from the coding sequence ATGAGCTCTACCGCAGCGACCTTCACCGAAATTTCGCATCCATCACAGCTGCCCGCCGTGGACAAGGTCTTGCTCACCGCTGAGATGCAGTCCCTGCGCGAGGCTTATGGGCTGCAGGCATGCACCAAGGCCGCACGTGACGTACTGACGCAGTTGCGCCAGCAACTGCTGGGCTCAGCCGATCAACCCGGCCAAGCCGTGCAGGCCAGCCTAGCCAGCATTGTGCAAAGCGCCCAGCGCCAGTTGCAAGAGCGCTTTGCACCCCGCCTGCAACCCGTCATCAACCTCACTGGCACAGTGCTGCACACCAATTTGGGCCGCGCCCTGCTGCCCCAAGCGGCTATTGATGCGGTGGTGCAAGCCATGAGCGCGCCTGCCAACCTTGAATACGACCTTCAAAGCGGCGGCCGTGGTGACCGCGATGACTTGGTTGAATCGCTGATCTGCGAGTTGACCGGCGCAGAAGCTGCAACCGTCGTCAACAACAATGCCGCCGCCGTGCTGCTGGTGCTGTCCACCATGGCCATGGGCAAAGAGGTCATCGTCTCGCGCGGCGAGTTGGTGGAGATTGGCGGCGCCTTCCGCATCCCTGACGTGATGACCCGCGCGGGTGCCAAGCTGATCGAGGTCGGCACCACCAACCGCACGCACGAGAAAGACTATGCAGGCGCCATCAGCGAGCAAACCGGCGCGCTGATGAAGGTGCATTGCAGCAACTACGCCATCACTGGCTTTACCAAAGCCGTAAGCGACGCCGATGTAGCGCGCATTGCGCACGAGCACCAACTGCCCATGATCGTCGACCTGGGCAGCGGCACTCTGATCGATATGCGTGACTGGGGCCTGCCCTATGAAGTCACAGTGCGTGAAACAGTCGAATCCGGCGCCGACATCGTTACTTTCAGCGGCGACAAGCTGCTGGGCGGCCCGCAGGCCGGCATCATCGTGGGCAAAAAAGAGCTGATTGCGCAGATCAAAAAAAACCCTCTCAAGCGTGCCCTGCGAGTAGGCAAAATCACGCTGGCCGCGCTAGAGCCCACGCTGCGCCTATACCTCAACCCCGAAAAATTGGCCGAGGAACTGACCACGCTGCGCCTGTTCACCCGCAAAGCGGCCGATATGCAGGCCCAAGCCGAGCAGTTGCAGCCTTTGCTTCAGCAAGCCTTGGGCCAAGGCTTTGTGGTGGAGACCGCTGCCATGAACAGCCAAATTGGCAGCGGCGCCCTACCCATTGAAAACCTGCCCAGCTTTGGGCTGAAAATTTACCCTGTCAGCGGCAAGCAGGCCGGTCGTCAGCTCACCCAACTCGAAGCGCGCTTTCGCACCCTGCCGCGCCCCGTCATTGGCCGCCTGCATGACGATGCTTTCTGGCTAGACCTGCGCTGCCTTGAAAGCGCTGCACAAGCCTTGTTTATCGAACAGCTTGCGCAACTAGGCTAA
- the fdxH gene encoding formate dehydrogenase subunit beta — translation MSSTMSLDIKRRSATTTPAPSQREAYSGEVAKLIDVSKCIGCKACQTACMEWNDLRDEVGTLAAGVYDNPTDLTADSWTVMRFTEYENEATGNLEWLIRKDGCMHCEDPGCLKACPSPGAIVQYANGIVDFQQDQCVGCGYCVTGCPFNIPRISKKDNKAYKCTLCSDRVAVGQEPACVKTCPTGAIQFGTKDAMKEQASRRVVDLKERGYEKAGLYDPAGVGGTHVMYVLHHADKPSLYKGLPDDPSISPMVALWKGVAKPLALAALGAAAVGSFFHYITKGPMEVPEELEEEENRAAKREEDRT, via the coding sequence ATGTCTTCAACCATGTCTCTTGATATCAAGCGCCGCTCGGCGACCACAACTCCTGCGCCAAGCCAACGCGAAGCGTATAGCGGTGAAGTCGCCAAGCTGATCGACGTCTCCAAATGCATTGGCTGCAAAGCTTGCCAAACCGCATGTATGGAGTGGAACGACCTGCGCGACGAAGTCGGCACTTTGGCTGCTGGCGTTTATGACAACCCGACCGACCTCACGGCCGATTCGTGGACTGTCATGCGCTTTACCGAGTACGAAAACGAAGCTACAGGCAATCTGGAGTGGCTGATCCGCAAGGACGGCTGCATGCACTGCGAAGACCCAGGCTGCTTGAAGGCTTGCCCTTCGCCTGGCGCTATCGTCCAATATGCCAATGGCATCGTGGACTTCCAGCAAGACCAGTGCGTGGGCTGCGGCTACTGCGTGACCGGCTGTCCGTTCAACATTCCACGCATCTCCAAGAAGGACAACAAGGCGTACAAGTGCACCTTGTGTTCGGACCGCGTGGCTGTTGGCCAGGAACCTGCCTGCGTCAAGACCTGCCCTACAGGCGCTATCCAGTTCGGCACTAAAGATGCCATGAAGGAACAAGCGTCTCGTCGTGTCGTGGACCTGAAGGAACGCGGCTACGAAAAGGCTGGCCTGTACGACCCAGCAGGTGTGGGCGGCACACACGTGATGTATGTTCTGCATCACGCGGACAAGCCTTCGCTGTACAAGGGCCTGCCGGACGATCCGTCCATCAGCCCCATGGTCGCGCTGTGGAAGGGTGTTGCCAAGCCTCTGGCTTTGGCCGCACTCGGCGCAGCCGCCGTTGGTAGCTTCTTCCACTACATCACCAAGGGCCCTATGGAAGTGCCTGAGGAGCTGGAAGAGGAAGAAAACCGTGCAGCCAAGCGTGAGGAGGATCGCACATGA
- a CDS encoding DNA polymerase III subunit chi, whose translation MTEIAFHFNAPDKLGYVCRFARKALRHGARLVVVGDEAVLTRLSARLWSVSSTDFLAHATAADGGELLAVSPIVLAAQLQDLPHHNVLVNLTPQIPEGFERFERVVEIVSSSDEMDRQEARTRWRDYEARGFAIVRHDLNLKG comes from the coding sequence GTGACAGAAATTGCCTTTCATTTCAATGCGCCAGACAAGCTGGGCTATGTGTGCCGATTTGCACGCAAGGCCTTGCGTCATGGCGCGCGTTTGGTTGTCGTTGGCGATGAAGCTGTGTTGACTCGGCTTTCAGCGAGGCTTTGGAGTGTGTCTTCGACAGACTTTCTCGCCCATGCCACTGCGGCAGATGGGGGAGAGTTGCTCGCGGTGTCTCCTATCGTGCTAGCAGCGCAGCTGCAAGACTTGCCACACCACAATGTGCTTGTGAATCTAACGCCGCAGATCCCAGAAGGTTTTGAGCGCTTTGAGCGCGTGGTGGAAATTGTTTCTTCAAGTGACGAAATGGACCGCCAAGAGGCACGTACGCGCTGGCGCGACTACGAAGCGCGCGGTTTTGCTATTGTTCGACATGATCTGAATCTCAAGGGTTAA
- the fdhE gene encoding formate dehydrogenase accessory protein FdhE produces the protein MQRILQPGEIEALDHTSFPRILLPQVSSLFAERAARLRQLADGNPIADYLLFVAQIMDAQHKAVAGLEVTAPDAELIARAQAHSMPLLPAVDTIDAVWQTVLDNMLDTLQGSEGLPAPLQPLLQELRALAPEARADIAKKLLQKEVAARHVGMAPFIMAALQVTFAKRSANLSPRDVPYTDPASICPICASEPVASVVRIGGKMAGHRYAHCGTCACEWHTVRVKCTHCESTKGIHYQGLEGAGEEVLAETCDECGCYRKIVNQEKNPMVDPLADDLASLMLDLLMSETEFQRASPNPLLFVAVAEEQNGELNSELVDPAA, from the coding sequence ATGCAACGCATCCTGCAACCCGGTGAAATTGAAGCACTGGATCACACCAGCTTTCCCCGTATCTTGCTGCCTCAAGTTAGTAGCTTGTTCGCTGAACGCGCTGCACGCCTGCGCCAACTGGCCGATGGCAATCCCATTGCCGACTACCTACTGTTCGTCGCGCAAATCATGGACGCACAGCACAAAGCTGTTGCCGGCCTAGAAGTTACTGCCCCTGATGCAGAGCTCATCGCCCGCGCACAGGCGCACTCCATGCCTTTGCTGCCCGCTGTCGACACCATCGACGCCGTTTGGCAAACCGTGCTGGACAATATGCTCGACACGCTGCAAGGCAGCGAAGGCCTGCCCGCGCCGCTGCAGCCCCTGCTCCAAGAGCTGCGCGCCCTGGCCCCTGAAGCACGTGCCGACATCGCTAAAAAGCTGCTGCAAAAAGAAGTTGCCGCCCGCCACGTAGGCATGGCCCCCTTCATCATGGCAGCGCTGCAAGTCACCTTTGCCAAGCGCTCAGCCAACCTCAGCCCCCGCGACGTCCCTTACACCGACCCCGCCAGCATTTGCCCCATCTGCGCAAGCGAGCCTGTGGCCAGCGTGGTGCGCATCGGCGGCAAGATGGCAGGTCACCGCTACGCACATTGCGGCACCTGCGCCTGCGAATGGCATACCGTGCGCGTCAAGTGCACACACTGCGAATCCACCAAGGGCATCCACTACCAGGGCCTTGAAGGTGCTGGCGAAGAAGTGCTGGCCGAAACCTGCGATGAATGCGGCTGCTACCGCAAAATCGTGAATCAAGAAAAAAATCCCATGGTCGACCCTCTGGCCGACGATTTGGCCAGCCTTATGCTGGACTTGCTGATGAGCGAGACCGAGTTCCAGCGCGCCAGCCCCAACCCCTTGCTGTTTGTGGCTGTTGCCGAAGAGCAAAACGGCGAGCTGAACAGCGAACTGGTTGACCCAGCCGCGTAA